One segment of Helicobacter anatolicus DNA contains the following:
- the modA gene encoding molybdate ABC transporter substrate-binding protein, with protein MIKILFFFLSINFIFADTIQVLAAANLSKVLEKIKEDFLLTNPQHKIHISYISSGKAYAQIKNQAPVDLFVSADTFYPQKLFEEKLATKPRIYAKGTLILWSKNIKIKNLETLLDSKIKNIALPNPDLAPYGRAAKQALENTQLYPKIAHKISQASSISQAHQWIDSNNCEIGFDALSLIDIKDNNISFIKVPTTLYEPILQALTLTKFGEQNLLAQKFANFILDSKIIFEQHGYLLP; from the coding sequence ATGATAAAAATATTATTTTTCTTTTTAAGTATAAATTTTATATTTGCAGATACAATTCAAGTATTAGCTGCGGCAAATCTCTCTAAGGTATTAGAAAAAATCAAAGAAGATTTTTTACTTACAAATCCTCAGCATAAAATTCACATCTCCTATATTTCCTCAGGAAAAGCCTATGCACAAATAAAAAATCAAGCCCCTGTAGATCTTTTTGTCTCCGCAGACACTTTTTACCCACAAAAGCTTTTTGAAGAAAAACTTGCGACAAAACCAAGAATCTATGCCAAAGGAACGCTAATTCTTTGGAGCAAAAACATAAAAATAAAAAATCTTGAAACACTTCTAGATTCTAAAATTAAAAATATTGCACTCCCTAATCCTGATCTAGCACCTTATGGAAGAGCAGCAAAACAAGCCTTAGAAAACACGCAACTCTACCCCAAAATTGCCCATAAAATCTCACAAGCAAGCTCTATCTCACAAGCTCATCAATGGATTGATAGTAATAATTGTGAAATAGGATTTGATGCACTCTCACTCATTGATATAAAAGATAACAACATTAGTTTCATCAAAGTCCCTACCACGCTTTATGAACCAATTCTCCAAGCTCTAACTCTTACAAAATTTGGAGAACAAAACCTCTTGGCTCAAAAATTTGCAAATTTTATTTTGGATTCCAAAATTATTTTTGAGCAGCATGGCTACCTACTACCCTAA
- the modB gene encoding molybdate ABC transporter permease subunit — protein sequence MIFDIDFLQTIFLSIKLATYTTLLLLPIGIALGYFLAYSKHKAKIIIETLIWMPLILPPTVLGFYLLICFSPNHFLGAFLQKHFQIKLAFSFWGIVLGSVIFSLPFMVNPIKNALSTLPENLKEASYTLGKNKTSTLFFVLLPNISPSILLAIITTFAHTIGEFGVVIMLGGDIPNVSRVASIAIYTQTEMLNYQIAHSYALILSITSFSLLFIVIYINHKIQKGIL from the coding sequence TTGATTTTTGATATAGACTTTTTACAGACTATTTTTTTAAGCATCAAGCTTGCCACATATACTACATTATTATTATTACCCATTGGCATTGCTCTGGGATATTTTTTAGCATATAGTAAACACAAAGCAAAAATTATCATAGAAACGCTAATTTGGATGCCCCTTATTCTACCCCCTACTGTGCTTGGGTTTTATCTTTTAATTTGCTTTTCTCCCAATCATTTTTTAGGAGCTTTTTTACAAAAACATTTTCAAATTAAACTTGCTTTTAGTTTTTGGGGCATCGTGCTTGGCAGTGTGATTTTTTCTCTACCTTTTATGGTAAATCCCATCAAAAATGCCCTCTCTACGCTCCCTGAAAACCTTAAAGAAGCAAGCTATACTCTAGGAAAAAATAAAACCTCCACACTCTTTTTTGTTTTGCTTCCTAATATCTCGCCTAGCATTTTGCTTGCTATCATCACAACTTTTGCACATACCATCGGAGAATTTGGTGTTGTAATCATGCTAGGTGGCGATATACCCAATGTCAGCAGAGTGGCAAGTATTGCAATTTATACACAAACTGAAATGCTTAATTATCAAATAGCTCATTCTTATGCTCTTATCTTAAGTATTACAAGTTTTAGTCTACTTTTTATTGTTATTTATATTAATCACAAAATCCAAAAAGGTATTTTATGA
- a CDS encoding ATP-binding cassette domain-containing protein: MIQISLQKQLSGAKGPFSLDLQANFQTNKTYAIFGESGSGKTTFFKMLCGITPPDSGYISHNNQVLYDKKAQINTPIWKRNIGFVFQNCALFPHLNVYKNITFGLNNSLKSEVDSLISLLNLNQLCDKKPKHLSGGQAQKVALARSILQNPKILLLDEPFSALDQDTKTFLYQEFKNTLKHFNLTTFLISHDITEVLFLTDHVFVLEDGKFCKNGTPQEIFLEQKNHKIFGKILSIKKQGNKSVLQVLVQNMIFNFILENVDNSLKIGDMIAVDNHFSINRFQKI, translated from the coding sequence ATGATACAAATTTCTTTACAAAAACAACTATCAGGAGCAAAAGGTCCTTTTAGTCTTGACTTACAAGCAAATTTTCAAACCAACAAAACCTATGCAATTTTTGGAGAATCTGGAAGTGGAAAAACTACTTTTTTTAAAATGCTCTGCGGAATCACTCCTCCTGATTCTGGATATATATCACATAACAACCAAGTCCTCTATGACAAAAAAGCACAAATCAATACCCCTATTTGGAAGAGAAATATTGGTTTTGTATTTCAAAATTGTGCACTATTTCCACATCTTAATGTTTATAAAAATATTACTTTCGGGTTAAACAACTCCCTAAAATCTGAAGTAGATTCCTTAATTTCTTTGCTAAATCTCAATCAACTTTGTGATAAAAAACCCAAACACCTCTCTGGCGGACAAGCTCAAAAAGTAGCTCTTGCGAGATCTATTTTGCAAAATCCAAAAATTTTATTGCTTGATGAACCTTTCAGCGCACTTGATCAAGATACAAAAACTTTTTTATATCAAGAATTTAAAAACACTCTCAAACATTTTAACCTTACAACTTTTTTGATTTCACACGATATTACAGAAGTATTGTTTTTAACCGATCATGTTTTTGTGCTTGAAGATGGTAAATTTTGTAAAAATGGGACTCCACAAGAAATATTTTTGGAGCAAAAAAATCATAAAATCTTTGGAAAAATTTTATCCATCAAGAAACAAGGCAACAAAAGTGTTTTGCAAGTTTTAGTGCAAAACATGATTTTTAATTTCATTTTAGAAAATGTGGATAACTCCCTAAAAATTGGCGATATGATTGCTGTAGATAATCATTTTTCCATCAATAGGTTCCAAAAAATTTAA
- a CDS encoding LPP20 family lipoprotein — protein MKNMTRRFLRVSLILSGAIALSGCNNMFGPNADDTSLVPPSAVYQPGSVQSPMYPPVGFSNPNLVAGNSLPQGPIDSPLPDTRFDAPLPEAPQTGDIIPNSPMLTPNNIIELSAVGMGVAPESTISPSQALALAKRAAIVDAYRQLGEKMYGIRVNAQDTVRDMILQNSTVKTKVQALIRNAEITETVYKDGLCQVSMELKLDGRIWYRALSGDRG, from the coding sequence ATGAAAAATATGACAAGAAGGTTTTTAAGAGTTTCATTAATTCTAAGTGGAGCAATTGCTCTTTCAGGATGTAATAATATGTTTGGCCCTAATGCAGATGACACAAGCCTTGTACCACCATCTGCGGTTTATCAGCCAGGTTCTGTACAATCTCCTATGTATCCACCTGTAGGCTTTAGTAATCCTAACCTTGTAGCAGGAAATTCTCTACCGCAAGGTCCAATAGATTCTCCATTGCCAGATACAAGATTTGATGCACCATTACCTGAAGCACCACAAACAGGAGATATTATTCCCAACAGCCCAATGCTAACACCAAATAATATCATTGAACTTAGTGCTGTTGGCATGGGTGTAGCACCAGAATCTACCATTTCTCCTTCGCAAGCACTTGCACTTGCTAAAAGAGCCGCAATTGTTGATGCTTACAGACAACTTGGTGAAAAAATGTATGGTATCAGAGTAAATGCTCAAGATACAGTAAGAGATATGATTTTGCAAAACTCTACTGTAAAAACAAAAGTACAAGCACTCATTAGAAATGCAGAAATCACAGAAACTGTATACAAAGACGGTTTATGTCAAGTAAGCATGGAATTAAAACTTGATGGTCGAATCTGGTATCGTGCTTTGAGTGGTGATAGAGGCTAA
- a CDS encoding HP0838 family lipoprotein produces the protein MFFTNLLNNKSAILSSILIAFFLVSCAGTKKFFTNQPVRAHKQAPQIDISTPPDFKIIYIKSPTFNYYDYALIRTEENVDYTNIMVELFKLGKNIGNITITKNQICFMNDCAKKWPASKNFFGKVAYANLFDDIILGKDIFNGKGKMINADGALVQRFQQSGQIIYYLRKQDHILFQNLNTGVVISIDKYIDPAKQYDIEDE, from the coding sequence ATGTTTTTTACTAACCTTCTTAACAATAAGAGTGCTATTTTAAGTAGCATTCTTATTGCTTTTTTTTTAGTTTCTTGTGCTGGAACTAAAAAATTTTTTACCAACCAACCTGTACGAGCACACAAACAAGCCCCACAAATTGACATAAGTACTCCTCCTGATTTTAAGATCATCTATATCAAAAGTCCAACTTTTAACTATTATGACTATGCCTTAATACGTACAGAAGAAAATGTTGATTACACAAATATTATGGTAGAGCTCTTTAAGCTTGGAAAAAATATTGGAAATATCACAATCACAAAAAATCAAATTTGTTTTATGAATGACTGTGCAAAAAAATGGCCGGCATCCAAAAATTTTTTTGGAAAGGTAGCTTATGCAAATTTATTTGATGATATTATTTTAGGCAAAGATATTTTTAATGGCAAAGGAAAAATGATTAATGCAGATGGTGCATTAGTGCAAAGGTTTCAGCAAAGTGGACAAATAATCTATTATCTTCGCAAACAAGATCATATTTTATTTCAAAACCTCAACACGGGAGTAGTTATCTCTATTGACAAATACATAGACCCCGCCAAACAATATGATATAGAAGATGAATAA
- the coaBC gene encoding bifunctional phosphopantothenoylcysteine decarboxylase/phosphopantothenate--cysteine ligase CoaBC: MLFNPSDFFKNKNILVGISGSIAIYKILDLLSTLKKAQANLRIIMSEESLKFITPLCFEAITHTRVLCTQTEDWSSECNHIGYAQWADIFLIAPATANTIAKIANGIADNILLSAILASSAPKILAPAMNTQMLLAQSTKNNIKKLQDLNFTLIPTRQSLLACDTFGDGALAETSDILLALAKNLSQNPFWKDKNVIITGGGSKENIDSVRCLSNHSSGLQASALAEALDILGAKVTFISSIFPTTLSNSIIKIPVKSAEDYHQKILESAKDIPTYLFMAAAIADFKPKTIYQGKIKKNDHTNLIVECIPNIDILKNITQKNIIKIGFKAESDEKNAKNYATLMLKNKKCLCVCLNILTKDNTFGSQNNQMTLMSQNKTKTLSLDTKSHIAFKIAEFIATLS, translated from the coding sequence ATGCTTTTTAACCCTAGTGATTTTTTTAAAAATAAAAATATTTTGGTTGGAATAAGTGGTTCAATAGCCATTTATAAAATCTTAGACCTCTTAAGTACTTTAAAAAAAGCACAAGCAAATCTTAGAATTATAATGTCTGAAGAAAGCTTAAAATTTATCACTCCATTATGTTTTGAGGCTATTACACACACTCGTGTTCTTTGCACACAAACAGAAGACTGGAGTAGTGAATGCAATCACATTGGCTATGCACAATGGGCAGATATTTTTCTAATCGCCCCTGCCACTGCCAATACAATTGCTAAAATTGCAAATGGTATCGCAGATAATATTCTACTCTCTGCTATTCTTGCATCATCTGCACCAAAAATCCTTGCCCCCGCGATGAATACCCAAATGCTTCTTGCTCAAAGCACAAAAAACAATATCAAAAAACTTCAAGACTTAAACTTTACTCTAATCCCCACACGCCAAAGTCTCCTTGCATGCGATACCTTTGGAGATGGTGCATTAGCAGAAACTTCAGATATTCTCCTTGCACTTGCTAAAAACCTTTCACAAAATCCTTTTTGGAAAGATAAAAATGTCATTATCACCGGCGGAGGTAGTAAAGAAAATATTGATTCTGTACGCTGTCTTAGCAATCACTCCAGCGGACTACAAGCTAGTGCACTAGCAGAAGCACTTGATATTTTGGGTGCAAAAGTAACTTTTATTAGCTCAATTTTTCCCACAACACTGAGCAATTCTATTATCAAAATTCCTGTAAAAAGTGCAGAAGATTATCATCAAAAAATTTTAGAATCTGCCAAAGATATCCCCACCTATCTATTTATGGCAGCAGCAATTGCAGATTTCAAACCAAAAACTATCTATCAAGGAAAAATTAAAAAAAATGACCATACAAATCTTATTGTAGAATGTATTCCTAATATAGATATCTTAAAAAATATTACACAAAAAAATATTATCAAAATTGGTTTTAAAGCAGAAAGTGATGAAAAAAATGCCAAAAATTATGCTACCTTGATGCTAAAAAATAAAAAATGTCTTTGCGTATGTCTAAATATTCTTACAAAAGATAATACCTTTGGATCGCAAAATAATCAAATGACTCTAATGTCTCAAAATAAGACAAAAACTCTCTCTTTAGATACCAAAAGTCACATTGCCTTTAAAATCGCAGAATTTATAGCCACGCTTTCATAA
- a CDS encoding Gfo/Idh/MocA family protein — MQVAVIGYGYWGRNVARAIVDSDFFCLRTIFDCNFKQVLEAQKIYDFTIYQSYNDILQDDEIEAVFIVTPPHTHFDLSKKALESSKHVFVEKPLCTNSLHAQKLYHLAQEKKRALHCDHIFLYAPPVIWLKQNIDILGNIVYINARRINLGLFQNSVDVIWDLAIHDLSIIDYLIGLEIKNVEVFARKYQDYPNNALANINLELQNGVIVTISVSWLSPIKIREMIIGGEKKSVIYDETKKDKIILFDSGVVVRDYFSPANLYQKMVEYKTGAISNPTLQGKMALNQSLDAFAFKIKNLTHVQNILDQKHVMRIIEALEKISTSKI; from the coding sequence GTGCAGGTTGCAGTGATTGGTTATGGATATTGGGGGAGGAATGTTGCAAGGGCTATTGTAGATTCTGATTTTTTTTGCTTAAGAACAATTTTTGATTGTAATTTTAAACAAGTTTTAGAGGCACAAAAGATTTATGATTTTACTATTTATCAAAGCTATAATGATATTTTGCAAGATGATGAAATAGAAGCAGTTTTTATTGTTACGCCACCACACACACATTTTGATTTAAGTAAAAAAGCTTTAGAATCTTCTAAACATGTTTTTGTAGAAAAGCCTTTATGTACAAATTCCTTACATGCACAAAAACTCTATCATCTTGCACAAGAAAAAAAACGTGCTTTGCATTGTGATCATATATTTTTGTATGCACCTCCTGTTATATGGCTTAAACAAAATATAGATATTTTGGGCAATATTGTTTATATTAATGCAAGAAGAATTAATTTGGGGTTGTTTCAAAATAGTGTTGATGTGATTTGGGATTTAGCGATTCATGATTTAAGCATTATTGATTATTTAATTGGGCTTGAAATCAAAAATGTAGAAGTTTTTGCAAGAAAATATCAAGATTATCCTAATAATGCATTGGCAAATATCAATCTTGAATTGCAAAATGGCGTGATTGTAACAATTAGTGTTTCATGGCTTAGCCCAATAAAAATTAGAGAGATGATTATTGGGGGTGAAAAAAAAAGTGTAATTTATGATGAGACAAAAAAAGATAAGATTATATTATTTGATTCTGGTGTAGTGGTAAGGGATTATTTTAGTCCTGCAAACTTATATCAAAAAATGGTGGAGTATAAAACAGGTGCAATTAGCAATCCTACTTTACAGGGAAAAATGGCACTTAATCAGTCTTTAGATGCTTTTGCATTTAAGATTAAAAATTTAACACATGTACAAAATATTCTTGATCAAAAGCATGTTATGCGTATTATTGAAGCATTGGAAAAAATTTCAACCTCTAAGATCTAA
- a CDS encoding tRNA (cytidine(34)-2'-O)-methyltransferase → MINIVLVEPRIPQNTGNIGRLCVAGNARLHLIHPLGFCIDEKALKRAGMDYWKNLEVYEWQNLQDFWSHHPINHQHFFLSTKANKNYYDAPFQNECFLYFGREDAGLNTEILQKYSKQVYKIPMQKNIRSINLATSVGAVLYEAIRQTELYKNF, encoded by the coding sequence ATGATCAACATTGTCTTAGTAGAACCAAGAATTCCACAAAACACAGGCAACATAGGAAGGTTATGCGTCGCTGGAAATGCAAGATTACACCTAATCCACCCACTAGGATTTTGTATTGATGAAAAAGCACTAAAACGTGCAGGCATGGATTATTGGAAAAATCTAGAAGTTTATGAATGGCAAAATCTCCAAGATTTTTGGTCACACCACCCCATAAACCACCAACATTTTTTTCTTAGCACTAAAGCAAACAAAAATTACTACGATGCGCCATTTCAAAATGAATGTTTTTTATATTTTGGACGAGAAGATGCTGGGCTAAACACAGAAATTCTACAAAAATATTCCAAGCAAGTTTACAAAATCCCTATGCAAAAAAATATCCGCAGTATCAATCTTGCAACTTCAGTAGGCGCAGTACTCTATGAAGCAATCCGACAAACAGAGCTGTATAAAAATTTTTAA
- a CDS encoding cytochrome c biogenesis protein CcdA has product MDQFLEGIFHSTPFFAAFLAGLLTFLSPCVLPLAPAYLSYISGQSLRELKNTKGSIGIFFQALSFVLGFGLVFMLLGASMAKIIEVFAPLWLKQFAGIVVVLFGLHFLGLRFKILYKCKKFEWQQKRFSKLLTPFILGLSFSLGWTPCIGPIFTSIVILGGVQEQYGLFLMFGYTLGLAIPFLAAALLIQQVSSLLDRAKKYVNFTEKISGILLVLLGIGIYFGALDKFGNL; this is encoded by the coding sequence TTGGATCAGTTTTTGGAAGGTATTTTTCATAGCACACCATTTTTTGCCGCATTTTTGGCAGGATTGTTGACATTTTTAAGTCCTTGTGTTTTGCCATTAGCACCTGCATATTTATCTTATATTTCAGGACAAAGCTTGCGGGAATTAAAAAATACAAAAGGTAGTATAGGAATTTTTTTTCAAGCATTGAGCTTTGTATTGGGATTTGGTTTGGTTTTTATGCTTCTTGGTGCAAGTATGGCAAAAATTATTGAGGTGTTTGCACCGCTATGGCTTAAGCAATTTGCAGGAATTGTTGTTGTTTTATTTGGTTTGCATTTTCTAGGTTTGCGTTTTAAGATTTTATATAAGTGCAAAAAATTTGAATGGCAGCAAAAAAGGTTTTCCAAACTTCTTACTCCCTTTATTTTAGGTTTGAGTTTTTCTTTGGGGTGGACACCCTGTATTGGTCCAATTTTTACAAGTATTGTGATTTTAGGTGGAGTACAAGAACAATATGGGTTGTTTTTAATGTTTGGATATACCTTGGGATTAGCAATTCCTTTTTTGGCAGCTGCTTTATTGATACAACAGGTTTCAAGTCTTTTAGATCGTGCAAAAAAATATGTAAATTTTACGGAAAAAATTTCGGGAATATTATTGGTTCTTTTGGGTATTGGGATTTATTTTGGAGCTCTTGATAAGTTTGGAAATTTATGA
- a CDS encoding DEAD/DEAH box helicase has protein sequence MKDNKITFESLGLSKALLRGIKEAGFQSPSPIQEQAIPAVLKGRDIIAQAQTGTGKTAAFALPIIELLSGNISEALIITPTRELAMQISDEFSKLGKYKNIKTLSIVGGQSMQKQLEIFRKNPQIIVATPGRLLDYLQNGRLEDFTPRFVVLDESDEMLDMGFLPDIEQIFQYLPNNIQTLLFSATMPDAINKLAQKNLHNPVQIKITPANITNLNIMQHFCLVNDDQKYDALSRLLENKELYKGIIFTRTKKEADNLHIALSRKGYSTGVLHGDMHQFQRRETITNFKNKRFKVLVATDVASRGLDISDISHVFNYHLPHSSEVYVHRIGRTGRAGKKGIAFTIATPSEFSTLKQIQKDVGSDLKFYEIPQEQGEVKKTIQKLKEIKINPEAQESLEALLNHFDLSEIALKLLSIQMQNKNIGLSKNDFFALEKEFHKEKNTKKSQKNSTINSRHKNTGHKNQRGSNKVRHAKKGRH, from the coding sequence ATGAAAGACAATAAAATAACCTTTGAAAGCCTGGGACTAAGTAAAGCACTCTTACGCGGAATTAAAGAAGCAGGATTTCAATCACCAAGCCCCATTCAAGAACAAGCAATCCCCGCGGTTTTAAAAGGTCGAGATATTATTGCGCAAGCACAAACAGGCACAGGAAAAACCGCTGCTTTTGCTCTACCTATTATAGAATTGCTCTCAGGAAATATTTCAGAAGCCCTTATTATCACACCAACAAGAGAACTTGCAATGCAAATTAGTGATGAATTTTCTAAACTAGGAAAATACAAAAATATTAAAACTCTTAGTATTGTTGGTGGACAAAGTATGCAAAAACAACTTGAGATCTTTCGTAAAAATCCTCAAATTATAGTTGCCACACCAGGAAGACTGCTTGATTATCTTCAAAATGGTAGATTGGAAGATTTTACACCTCGCTTTGTAGTACTTGATGAGAGTGATGAGATGTTAGACATGGGATTTTTACCTGATATTGAGCAGATTTTTCAATATCTACCAAATAATATTCAAACCTTACTATTTTCTGCAACAATGCCTGATGCCATCAATAAACTTGCACAAAAAAACCTACACAATCCCGTACAAATCAAAATTACTCCGGCTAATATCACAAACCTCAATATTATGCAACACTTTTGTCTTGTCAATGACGATCAAAAATATGATGCTCTATCTAGACTCCTTGAAAATAAAGAGCTTTACAAGGGAATTATTTTTACACGCACTAAAAAAGAAGCAGATAATCTACACATTGCACTTTCGCGCAAAGGTTATAGCACAGGTGTTTTGCATGGAGATATGCATCAATTCCAAAGACGAGAAACAATTACTAATTTTAAAAACAAAAGATTTAAAGTGCTTGTGGCTACAGATGTAGCTAGTCGTGGGCTTGATATTAGTGATATTAGTCATGTTTTTAACTATCATCTTCCTCATAGCTCTGAAGTCTATGTTCATCGTATTGGAAGAACAGGAAGAGCAGGAAAAAAAGGCATAGCCTTTACTATAGCTACTCCATCAGAGTTCAGCACTCTCAAACAAATCCAAAAAGATGTAGGAAGTGATCTGAAGTTTTATGAGATTCCTCAAGAGCAAGGAGAAGTAAAAAAAACTATTCAAAAACTCAAAGAGATAAAAATTAATCCCGAAGCACAAGAATCTCTTGAAGCATTATTAAATCATTTTGACCTCTCTGAAATTGCTCTTAAACTCCTTAGTATCCAGATGCAAAACAAAAATATTGGTTTAAGCAAAAATGATTTTTTTGCCCTAGAAAAAGAATTTCACAAAGAAAAAAACACAAAAAAATCACAAAAAAATTCTACAATAAACTCTAGACATAAAAATACAGGCCATAAAAATCAACGCGGAAGTAATAAAGTGCGTCATGCAAAAAAAGGCCGCCACTAA
- a CDS encoding branched-chain amino acid transaminase: MKEAQFIWKDGKLVNWADATTHVLTHTLHYGNAAFEGIRAYQTKKGLAIFRLQEHTKRLLNSCKITAISCPYTQAELQNAQIELLKANTYKGDIYIRPLVYLGYGVMGIDFRKAPVNVAIAAWEWGAYLGEDALKTGIKVKTSSFVRNSIKSIMGKAKISANYLNSQLAKYEAIECGFHEALLLDDNGFVAEGSGECIFIIRDNKLITPPSDNALESITQATVMEIAKDLNIDVVQRRITRDEVYIADEAFFTGTAAEITPINSLDFRVIGTGKRGKITQSLQEYFFKIVRGECEKYEHYLTYLH; encoded by the coding sequence ATGAAAGAAGCGCAATTTATTTGGAAAGATGGCAAACTTGTTAATTGGGCAGATGCAACTACTCATGTTCTCACACATACCTTACATTATGGCAATGCCGCATTTGAAGGAATAAGAGCCTATCAAACCAAAAAGGGCTTAGCAATCTTTCGCTTACAAGAACACACAAAAAGACTTTTAAATTCTTGCAAAATCACTGCAATTTCCTGTCCCTACACGCAAGCAGAATTACAAAATGCACAAATCGAACTTCTTAAGGCAAATACATACAAGGGCGATATATACATTAGACCTCTTGTTTATTTAGGCTATGGAGTTATGGGGATTGATTTTAGAAAGGCTCCGGTAAATGTTGCGATTGCGGCATGGGAATGGGGGGCGTATCTAGGAGAAGATGCTTTAAAAACAGGTATCAAAGTCAAAACAAGTTCTTTTGTCCGTAACAGCATAAAATCCATCATGGGAAAAGCAAAAATTAGTGCAAATTATCTCAATTCCCAACTTGCGAAATATGAGGCAATAGAATGCGGATTCCATGAAGCACTATTGCTTGATGATAACGGCTTTGTAGCAGAAGGTAGCGGAGAGTGTATTTTTATCATACGAGACAACAAACTCATCACGCCTCCTAGTGATAATGCACTAGAATCAATCACACAAGCTACAGTTATGGAAATTGCCAAAGATCTTAATATTGATGTAGTGCAAAGGCGAATCACAAGAGATGAAGTCTATATTGCTGATGAAGCATTTTTCACAGGCACGGCCGCAGAAATCACCCCGATAAATTCTCTAGATTTTCGAGTGATTGGCACGGGAAAAAGGGGGAAAATTACACAATCTCTCCAAGAATATTTCTTCAAAATCGTGCGAGGAGAATGCGAAAAATACGAGCACTATCTTACATATTTACATTAA
- a CDS encoding prohibitin family protein, whose translation MPIDLNEHLKKKSQNNNNNDIKDMLPPRKEKPSNNDIFLNKNIILLAISGLIIATIIIFKPFVVINSGEVGIKVTAGEYDSVPLQPGIRFFIPIIQRIIVVDTKVRVINFSSTENMGVLGKNHNIYQNEAINVMDSRGLTVSIELTVQYKLNAQNASLTFATYGQSWEQIIINPIVRDVVRNVIGRYPAEELPTKRNEIAKLIEEGIRDDILKRENHPVMLSSVQLREIVLPLKIKEQIEKVQIARQEAERVRYEVDRSKQEAEKVAALAKGEAEANRIKAQGSADAIMIQAKANANANKAIAESLNDRLLKLREIEVQGKFNEALKENKDAQIFLMPGGAVPNLWVDSKKKAASAN comes from the coding sequence ATGCCAATTGATTTAAATGAACACCTTAAGAAAAAAAGCCAAAATAATAATAACAATGATATAAAAGATATGTTGCCCCCAAGAAAAGAAAAACCTAGCAATAATGATATTTTTCTAAATAAAAATATCATTTTACTTGCCATTTCTGGTTTGATAATTGCAACAATTATTATCTTCAAGCCTTTTGTAGTAATCAATTCTGGTGAAGTAGGAATCAAAGTCACAGCTGGAGAATATGACAGCGTTCCCTTGCAACCAGGAATTAGATTTTTTATCCCCATAATTCAAAGAATTATTGTTGTAGATACAAAAGTAAGAGTAATTAACTTCTCTAGTACAGAAAATATGGGGGTTTTAGGAAAAAATCATAATATCTACCAAAATGAAGCAATCAATGTAATGGATTCTAGAGGTCTTACCGTATCTATAGAACTTACAGTGCAATATAAACTTAATGCACAAAACGCATCTCTAACCTTTGCTACATATGGGCAAAGCTGGGAGCAAATCATTATCAATCCTATTGTAAGAGATGTTGTACGAAATGTAATTGGTCGGTATCCAGCAGAAGAGTTACCAACCAAGCGTAATGAAATTGCAAAGCTCATTGAAGAGGGCATTAGAGATGATATTTTAAAACGCGAAAATCATCCTGTAATGCTTAGCTCTGTGCAGTTACGAGAAATTGTATTACCTCTAAAGATCAAAGAACAAATCGAAAAAGTCCAAATTGCCAGACAAGAGGCAGAAAGAGTGCGCTATGAAGTAGATCGCTCTAAACAAGAGGCTGAAAAAGTTGCTGCGCTTGCCAAAGGTGAAGCTGAAGCAAACCGTATTAAAGCACAAGGAAGTGCGGATGCTATTATGATACAAGCAAAAGCAAATGCTAATGCCAATAAAGCTATTGCAGAAAGCCTTAATGATAGATTGCTCAAACTAAGAGAAATTGAAGTACAGGGCAAATTCAATGAAGCACTCAAAGAAAACAAAGATGCCCAAATTTTCCTAATGCCAGGAGGTGCTGTACCAAATCTATGGGTAGATTCTAAGAAAAAAGCTGCAAGTGCCAACTAA